A genomic segment from Streptosporangium roseum DSM 43021 encodes:
- a CDS encoding aldo/keto reductase — protein MTSETITATAAGTWKLGDLEINRIGFGAMRLTQDGPAFAAGAVPSDRGRAVSVLRRAVELGVNHIDTAAFYFSPLRSANQLINQALAPYPDDLVITTKVGPGRGPSGEWLPHATPEQLRGQVEENLRQLGRDHLDVVNLRIIGTDSIAERFGALARLRDAGLIRHLGISNVRPEHLVEAQAIAPVVCVQNRYGIGAQPEQDAFLRTCGEQGVAFVPFYAIAGAGGEAGAHGSDSDEVLAVARAHGVSAAQVRLAWTLSRGPHVLAIPGTGNPDHLAANVAAGALRLSEDDLAVLDSLHRGGA, from the coding sequence ATGACCTCAGAGACAATCACCGCGACCGCGGCGGGCACCTGGAAGCTCGGCGACCTGGAGATCAACCGGATCGGTTTCGGCGCGATGCGCCTGACGCAGGACGGCCCGGCGTTCGCGGCCGGCGCCGTTCCGAGCGACCGGGGCCGAGCGGTCAGCGTGCTGCGCCGCGCGGTCGAGCTCGGCGTGAACCACATCGACACCGCCGCCTTCTACTTCTCGCCGCTGCGTTCCGCCAACCAGCTGATCAACCAAGCACTGGCCCCCTATCCGGATGATCTCGTCATCACCACCAAGGTCGGGCCGGGCCGGGGCCCGTCGGGCGAGTGGCTCCCCCATGCCACCCCCGAGCAGCTGCGCGGCCAGGTCGAGGAGAACCTGCGCCAGCTCGGCCGGGACCACCTCGACGTGGTGAACCTGCGCATCATCGGAACCGATTCGATCGCCGAGCGGTTCGGCGCACTGGCCCGGCTACGCGACGCCGGGCTCATCCGCCACCTGGGCATCTCCAACGTCCGCCCCGAACACCTCGTCGAGGCCCAGGCCATCGCGCCGGTGGTCTGCGTGCAGAACCGGTACGGCATCGGCGCACAGCCCGAGCAGGACGCGTTCCTGCGGACCTGCGGTGAGCAGGGTGTCGCCTTCGTACCGTTCTACGCGATCGCCGGCGCCGGAGGCGAGGCGGGCGCGCACGGCTCCGACAGCGACGAGGTGCTCGCCGTCGCGCGCGCGCACGGCGTGAGCGCGGCGCAGGTCCGGCTGGCGTGGACACTGAGCCGCGGGCCCCACGTTCTGGCCATCCCCGGCACCGGAAACCCGGATCACCTGGCCGCGAACGTGGCCGCCGGCGCTCTGCGCCTCTCGGAGGACGACCTGGCCGTCCTGGACTCCCTGCACCGGGGCGGAGCATGA
- a CDS encoding GbsR/MarR family transcriptional regulator: MSAARRRAFVTSVGDLLASWNLPHATGRVYGLLLVTEEPASLDAIAAELELSKGAVSTAVRQLDSWGLVKVIPQPGSRRLLVEATGGIESLLEASHSRARALIAALRDGETLVDPGPAQDRLRDVIGLFAGYVDVGSQILNRHRR, translated from the coding sequence GTGAGCGCGGCCAGGCGTCGCGCGTTCGTCACCTCGGTGGGTGACCTGCTGGCCTCGTGGAACCTCCCGCATGCGACCGGCCGCGTCTACGGGCTGCTGCTGGTGACCGAGGAGCCGGCCTCTCTCGACGCGATCGCCGCCGAGCTCGAACTGAGCAAGGGGGCGGTGAGCACCGCGGTGCGGCAGCTGGACTCCTGGGGGCTCGTCAAGGTGATCCCGCAGCCCGGCAGCCGCAGACTCCTGGTCGAAGCGACGGGAGGGATCGAGTCACTGCTGGAAGCAAGCCATTCGCGGGCCAGAGCTCTGATCGCCGCCCTGCGCGACGGCGAGACCCTGGTGGACCCCGGTCCCGCGCAAGACCGGCTCCGAGACGTGATCGGGCTGTTCGCCGGCTATGTCGATGTCGGGAGCCAGATCCTCAACAGACACCGCCGGTAG
- a CDS encoding alpha/beta fold hydrolase: MMNLPSVLSLQGCALRYDDSGGDGVPLVFSHGAGADHVMFDAQSAYLRARGYRVVTWDMRGHGLSRPAGVRFTAEQAIADLCGLITHLALDRPVLVGQSLGGNLSQAVVRRRPDLARALIVIDSTWNTAPLSWKERLLVKAAAPSLSMIPAKSLPGMMAEASAVTEGARADARRAFSQLSKKEFVQVWRATVEFLDPDPRYRTPVPVCLIRGERDRTGNISTAMPRWAEAEGVKEVVIPGAGHISNQDDPHAVNAAIEAFLRTVPASKRAPR, encoded by the coding sequence ATGATGAATCTACCGTCGGTGCTCTCGCTGCAGGGTTGTGCTCTCCGCTACGACGACAGCGGTGGTGACGGCGTTCCTCTGGTGTTCTCGCACGGCGCCGGGGCCGACCACGTGATGTTCGACGCCCAGAGCGCGTACCTGCGCGCCCGGGGGTACCGGGTCGTCACCTGGGACATGCGTGGCCATGGCCTGTCCCGACCGGCCGGGGTCCGGTTCACCGCCGAGCAGGCGATCGCGGATCTGTGCGGGCTCATCACGCACCTCGCGCTTGACCGGCCTGTGCTCGTGGGACAGTCCCTCGGAGGTAATCTCAGCCAGGCCGTCGTCCGGCGGCGTCCAGATCTCGCCCGAGCGCTGATCGTCATCGATTCGACGTGGAACACCGCGCCGCTGTCGTGGAAGGAGCGACTGCTGGTGAAGGCGGCCGCGCCGAGCCTGTCGATGATCCCGGCCAAGAGCCTTCCGGGCATGATGGCTGAGGCCTCCGCGGTGACAGAGGGCGCGCGGGCAGACGCGCGGCGGGCGTTCTCCCAGCTGTCGAAGAAGGAGTTCGTCCAGGTGTGGCGGGCGACCGTCGAGTTCCTCGACCCGGACCCCCGCTATCGCACGCCGGTGCCCGTGTGCCTGATCCGCGGCGAGCGAGACCGTACCGGCAACATCTCGACGGCCATGCCCAGGTGGGCCGAGGCCGAAGGCGTCAAGGAGGTCGTCATCCCCGGCGCAGGGCATATCTCCAACCAGGACGACCCTCACGCGGTGAACGCGGCGATCGAGGCGTTCCTGCGCACGGTCCCGGCATCGAAGCGGGCACCGCGGTGA